Genomic DNA from Nitratidesulfovibrio vulgaris str. Hildenborough:
ACACTCTGGCATCCTGCATATCGAGGATGTCAGGACAGGGGCAACACCACAGACACAGGGGCACATCGGCGACACGGGGTCTCCGGGCACATGAAGTGCGAAAGGTGGGAGAAAATGCGAACCGTCCCGCGCCTCACCCTAGGTGAGCAGATGGCATACGGGAGATGTACGTCCCTCGCTCCCTCCGCAGACACCTCCCATTCCGGCAAGCCGTCCCGGTCTGACGATCACCAATCCATCCGAACGGGTGACCATGTCGCGGATATAACCACGTCGGGCGAATTCCTGCAACAGTTGCTGAATATCCCGCCCCTTATCATTGGCGGCAAGGGCGCGGAGACGTTGCAGGTCGATGAGACAGGGGTCGCGCAGGGTCCAGACGACACCGAGCAGCCACTTGCCCAGTGCATCACGCCCGAGGGCCGCCCTGTCTGCGATGAAGCGCGCTGTTCCCGAAGACAGGCGCAAGGCATCGAAGAACTCGTGCCCGAAGTCGATACGCAATCCCCCGGAGGCAACGTCATGCACGACAGACGACAACAGCTGCACCTGTGCCGCGAAACGGTCGTCGCCGTATTCCATCCGTGCCTCATGCAGACGCTTCAGCCGGTTGGCGAAACGCACCGCCCCTGTCCGGCCCCCCATGCCTGCCAGCCGCGCCGCCTCTTCCACATGACAGCGCAGACGCGACGTACGCGCCCCCTGACGCAGGGCCAACGACACGCAAGCGAGGTAGACATCGAGGTCGCCCTGATCAAGCCATGGGCCCTCACAGGCGACGGCGGCAGAGGGCACGAGCGGATTGCCCCTTCGGCAGCCCGCCCGTGCACCCCGAAGGTACGTGGCGGCGAAGAGGTCCGAGGCAAGGAACAATGCGGACATGAGGTCGCCGAAGCTACGTTCGTCGGCTGGATTCCATGCCGCAAGCCCCCCGGTCACGGATGTGCCGAAGGGCCGCGCCAACGGGGTAGAAGCGGCATCATCACCATATTCGAGGCCAAAAGAGGACGAATGGAACATGGACACCTCCACTGCCAAATGGGGAGGAGAACCGACGTCCCGCGGCGTGCCGCGCAGCCGGACGCAGACTAGCTGCGCTTCGCCTGAACAAGCATGGCGGTGAGTGCCCGCAGGTGGGCACGCTCTTCGTCGATGCAGGCATCCACGGCAGCCTTCTCGCTGGCGGGCACGAGGTTGCGCATCTCGGTGAAGAACAGCAGCGTGTCCTTTTCGAACTGAATGGCCATCTGCAAGGCGGTGGCATGGTCGTCGGCCGCGCCCTTGAGCGAGGTCAGCGTCCCGGACTGCGTGAACAGGGCGTGCGAATCGAGCAGGGCATGCAGGTATTCGACATACTCTGCGGCGATGCTCCATGCGGGCAGTTCGACGGGTCCCACCCTGTCGGCCATGGCACGGAACGTCGCCTCATGCTTGGCCTCTTCGGCGGCGAGGTGCTCGAACAACGCCCGCACTTCGGGATTCGTGGTCATTGCCACGGCCTGACGGTACACGTCCTGACCGCGCTGTTCGATGCGGATGGCTGCAGCGGTGACATCGGCGGCATTGAAGAACTCGGCCATGGTCTCTCCCTCGAACCCCGACGCGGCAGACCCGCGCCGGGGGCTTGTGGATTTCACGATTCGTGCTGTGCTGTCGATGCCTGACGGTCCCGGCTGTCGCCATCACTGGAGTTTACGCTCCGCCCCCGGCATCGCTCCCCGCATGGATGGCATGTTCCCCCGGCTACCCGCCCTGCCCGGCCGGCGTCGATGCCCGCCGCCAGATTACGGCGAGCGCCGGATGGCAGACGGCAGCAGGGGACAGCCCTGCATCGCGGCTACAACTCGTTGGGCAGTTCCTTCAACTCGGCATAGGAGAACACCGGCCCGTCGACACACACGTACTTGGTGCCGATGTTGCAACGCCCGCAGATGCCGATGCCGCACTTCATGCGCCGCTCCAGCGTGGT
This window encodes:
- a CDS encoding ferritin-like domain-containing protein, whose product is MAEFFNAADVTAAAIRIEQRGQDVYRQAVAMTTNPEVRALFEHLAAEEAKHEATFRAMADRVGPVELPAWSIAAEYVEYLHALLDSHALFTQSGTLTSLKGAADDHATALQMAIQFEKDTLLFFTEMRNLVPASEKAAVDACIDEERAHLRALTAMLVQAKRS